GAATGCGGAGGATGCAAGGTAGAACTCGAAAAAGTTCCGCTCAAATATCCAAACATTTCTCCGTGGGAAATTTGGATTTCAGAATCTCAAGAACGCATGACATTTTCAGTTCCGCCAGAAAAAGTGGATGCATTTCTGGACCTCATGAAACGTCGCGGCGTAGAAGCAACGGTTATTGGAGAATATACGAAGGGTGGACGATGCGTTGTTTCTTACAACGGAGAAACCATCATGGACGTAGATATGAAATTTCTTCATGACGGTGTTCCTGTAGAACGACTGAAAACAACGTATACTCCGAAAAAACATGATGAACCTCAAATATCTGTGCAAAAAAATTTACAAAAAATAGTTTTAGCAATGCTCGGGCGAAAAAATATCGCGAGTTATGAATTTATTTCTGTTCATTATGATCATAACGTGCAAGGTGGGTGTGGAATTCAGCCGCTTCAGGGAAAAGGTCGCGTGAACGGAAGAGCGAGCGTTTTTCGTCCTGTACTCTCCAGCCATCGGGGAGTAGTGCTTTCCCAAGCTTTGTATCCAAAATACAGCGATATTGACACCTATCACATGGCGGCATCAGCAATTGATACTGCCGTCAGACATGCAATTTCTGTTGGCGGAAATGTTGATTATCTCGCGCTTCTGGATAATTTTTGCTGGTGTTCCTCAACGGAAGAAGACCGATTAGGACAACTCAAAGAAGCGGCACGAGCATGTTATGAGACCGCCGTTATATATGAAACTCCATTCATTTCTGGAAAAGACTCAATGTTTAATGATTTTAAAGGATTTGATGAGAATGATACTCCGATAAAAATTTCTGTTCCACCAACGCTTCTTATTTCCGCAATCGGCATGGTGGAAGATGTGAGAAAAAGCGTTACTCTTGATCTTAAATTTCCCGGAGATTTGATTTATATTTTGGGAACGACAAAAAATGAACTTGGGGGAAGCGAATATTTTGCGATGCAAAACGCAATTGGAAACAATGTTCCGAAAGTGGATGGACAGAAATTTCTCCCGATGTACCGGAAATTGCATACGGCAATGGAACAAAATCTTATTGCTTCTGCGATTGCGCCAGAAATTGGAGGTCTTGCCCCAGCGCTTCTCAAAAAAGCAATCGCTGGGAAATTAGGAATAGAAATTGACCTCAGAAATGTGCAAAAAGAAGATGTTGATCGTGATGATGTTCTTCTCTTTTCCGAATCACAAGGACGTTTTGCAGTTTCAGTAAACCCAAAAAATAAAGAGGTTTTTGAAAAACTTTTTCCTCAAGCTCAACTTGTCGGAAAAGTTCGTGATGATGAAAAAATTCTCATTACAGGACTCTCGGGAAACATAATCGTTGATATGAATCTTGATGAGGCAGGAAATGCGTACAGGGGAACATTTAAGAATTTTTAATTTTCAACAAACTATGTCATCTCCCAAAGTCCTCATTCTTACTGGCTATGCGATCAACAGCGAAGAAGAAACGGCCTTTGCTTTTGAGCAACAAGGAGCAACTCCTGATATTGTTCATGTGAATGATCTGATTGATAGACGAAAAAAATTAAGCGATTATCAAATTTTTGTTGCCCCTGGTGGATTCGCTCACGGAGATCATACGGGAGCAGGAAAAGCAATGGCGAATAAACTGTTCAACAATTTGCGAGATGAAATTCTCGCATTTGTGCGCCGTGATACTCTCACTCTTGGTATTTGCAATGGCTTTCAAATGATTACGGCATTAGGCCTTGTTCCAGCACTTCAAGAAAAGTATGGAGAACGCCAAGCGGCGCTCATGGCGAATGAGAATGCAAGAGTGACGTGTACATGGGTTCACATGAAAAACATTTCCCAAAAATGTGTTTTTACGAAAGGAATTGAATTCGCATATTACGGAATAGCGCATGGCGAAGGAAAATATTATATGGAAGAATCGGAGCTTCAAAAACTCAAAGAAAATGATCAAATTGTGTTTCAGTATGTAGAGGAAAATGGTTCTCCGGCGAATGGAAAATATCCGGCAAATCCAAACGGTGCGCTCATGGATATTGCAGCGGTGTGCGATCCAACAGGAAGAATTTTGGGAATTATGCCGCATCCAGAACGAAGCCTTTTCCTGACGAATCGTCCTGATTTTACTGTTCTCAAAGAACAATATCTTCGAGAAGGGAAATCACTTCCAGCCGAAGGCGACGGACAGAAAATATTTGAGAATGCCGTGAAATATTTCGCATAAATTTTGTCTCTAAAAAGCGATTTTTATATTTTACTTTTTTCGTTTTTTATGTTATCATAATAATTGATCCGCCCATAAAACAAAAATAAAATACGTCAAATGA
This sequence is a window from Candidatus Peregrinibacteria bacterium. Protein-coding genes within it:
- a CDS encoding phosphoribosylformylglycinamidine synthase subunit PurQ, whose protein sequence is MSSPKVLILTGYAINSEEETAFAFEQQGATPDIVHVNDLIDRRKKLSDYQIFVAPGGFAHGDHTGAGKAMANKLFNNLRDEILAFVRRDTLTLGICNGFQMITALGLVPALQEKYGERQAALMANENARVTCTWVHMKNISQKCVFTKGIEFAYYGIAHGEGKYYMEESELQKLKENDQIVFQYVEENGSPANGKYPANPNGALMDIAAVCDPTGRILGIMPHPERSLFLTNRPDFTVLKEQYLREGKSLPAEGDGQKIFENAVKYFA